A window from Culex pipiens pallens isolate TS chromosome 3, TS_CPP_V2, whole genome shotgun sequence encodes these proteins:
- the LOC120429201 gene encoding uncharacterized protein LOC120429201 isoform X3 → MARLLVLLLCISMTTTQKPGNFNFKEKGFKSNHAYASALSEDYNSVLGRSALEFDDRRPEESVLGQITNELRLAAEANRADEIRPSRVKRQAINNRTNRRSRTTAREQSITNRIDSRYYISDDYLDYTTTPRLAKNLRDNYAEYRLLSKSKIQTANEIKTSRPRNNAGQSTLTRNTARNRNRSSLKSLAYKPQYNANTRRPSFTLSAYNGNNNKAPVRGTSRRGGSSRVYKDEEPQRVNRFGHTNTANDWRRKTVNLGSTSLQPSTPALTVTFYLPTDTTVSLITNSRTEISLIKTTTTSIEEICTTCFSLTQGPNGVPVHVLNKEITSFNNDGLFEITKFILSSTATTTVSVSQNTFRGRQTAYSATISTTLYEASPFVQTKGNTQNSAVLSNAPLANILLSQLLLGNLGVGEPNFAPRPTEFIPDPNRYQLIVTTAVEYKTHVKEVVTTLTQTKSIVLPITFQGREILTTVYDSDVTPTVITSFITETLTVPTTSTIRIQPTTDDLQNKLSLLLPLLEERERRNQLLAAAAAAEPALPVLPISSTPPPTNNLLSSASISKVYVSGQHPGEFSVSFTTILNT, encoded by the coding sequence AGGACTACAACTCGGTGCTGGGCAGATCGGCGCTGGAATTTGACGACCGTCGCCCGGAGGAGAGCGTCCTGGGCCAGATCACGAACGAGCTGCGGCTGGCGGCCGAAGCTAATCGCGCGGATGAAATCCGACCCAGCCGGGTCAAACGGCAAGCGATTAACAATCGGACGAACCGGCGGAGTCGCACCACGGCACGGGAGCAGAGCATTACGAATCGGATCGATTCGAGGTATTACATTTCAGATGACTATTTAGATTACACGACGACGCCACGGTTGGCCAAGAACCTGCGGGACAACTACGCGGAGTACAGACTGCTATCGAAGAGCAAGATCCAAACGGCAAACGAGATCAAAACGAGCCGCCCGAGAAATAACGCAGGTCAGAGCACGTTGACGAGGAACACGGCTAGGAATAGGAACAGAAGTTCGCTCAAGTCGTTGGCTTACAAGCCTCAGTACAACGCCAATACGAGGCGGCCATCGTTCACTCTGTCGGCTTACAACGGAAACAATAACAAGGCTCCGGTTCGGGGAACTTCGCGACGTGGAGGTAGCAGCAGAGTGTACAAGGACGAAGAACCACAGCGAGTGAACCGATTCGGACACACCAACACTGCCAACGATTGGCGCCGGAAGACGGTCAATTTGGGCAGCACCAGTCTGCAGCCGAGCACTCCGGCCTTGACCGTAACGTTCTACCTGCCAACGGACACGACCGTCTCGTTGATCACCAACTCGCGCACCGAAATCAGCCTGATCAAAACTACGACTACGAGCATCGAAGAGATCTGTACGACTTGCTTCTCGCTGACGCAGGGTCCGAACGGAGTCCCCGTACATGTCCTGAACAAAGAAATCACCTCGTTCAACAACGATGGCCTCTTCGAGATCACCAAGTTCATCTTGAGCTCAACAGCTACCACTACGGTATCGGTTTCCCAAAACACCTTCCGCGGACGTCAAACGGCCTATTCCGCAACCATCTCAACCACCCTCTACGAAGCTAGCCCCTTCGTCCAAACCAAAGGCAACACTCAAAACAGTGCCGTCCTCTCCAACGCCCCCCTAGCAAACATCCTCCTCTCACAACTCCTCCTCGGAAACCTCGGCGTCGGCGAACCCAACTTCGCTCCCCGCCCAACCGAGTTCATCCCCGATCCCAACCGCTACCAGCTGATCGTGACGACCGCCGTCGAGTACAAGACCCACGTCAAGGAAGTCGTCACCACCCTCACCCAAACCAAGTCCATCGTACTCCCCATCACCTTCCAAGGCCGGGAAATCCTAACCACCGTGTACGACAGCGATGTCACCCCAACCGTCATTACCTCCTTCATAACGGAAACCCTCACCGTCCCAACGACCTCCACGATCCGCATCCAACCCACCACCGACGACCTCCAGAACAAACTCAGCCTGCTCCTGCCTCTCCTCGAGGAACGCGAACGCCGTAATCAACTCCTCGCGGCAGCAGCCGCAGCAGAACCCGCCCTGCCCGTACTCCCCATCTCCTCAACCCCACCCCCAACCAACAACCTGCTCTCCAGCGCGTCAATCTCCAAGGTCTACGTGTCCGGACAACACCCGGGCGAGTTCAGCGTATCGTTCACCACGATTCTCAACACGTAG
- the LOC120429195 gene encoding uncharacterized protein LOC120429195 — translation MEWSNFVVLVMLGLTGISCMKPILINECKKGTPNAERCVLAVAEQMRPKIAKGEFPDGFTVPRLDPAFIERLEVAGDPNFSAVFENVTVSGLKAFHVDKLTVHTSDQQISLVTKLESIHLKGKYTIKSNLKMLPPVDGAGDATLDLTNVKVHVRLHYFLIGKKGAKTVRFLPTEFKVMFDGDAKFGLTNALRGMPDQVANEAINKMPREILNKTKPAVQRHLSETFTTIVNHLMEDAEREWK, via the exons ATGGAGTGGTCAAATTTTGTAGTGCTTGTCATGCTAGGACTCACAGGAATTTCCTGCATGAAGC CAATCCTAATCAACGAATGCAAGAAAGGAACCCCAAACGCTGAACGATGCGTTCTGGCCGTTGCGGAACAGATGCGCCCCAAGATTGCAAAGGGTGAGTTCCCGGATGGTTTCACCGTTCCCCGGCTGGACCCGGCCTTCATCGAGCGGCTGGAGGTTGCGGGAGATCCAAACTTTAGTGCAGTGTTTGAGAATGTGACGGTTAGCGGGTTGAAAGCGTTCCACGTGGATAAACTGAC CGTTCATACATCGGACCAGCAAATAAGTCTTGTAACCAAGTTGGAATCTATTCACCTTAAGGGTAAATACACgataaagtcaaatttgaagatgCTTCCCCCAGTTGATGGCGCTGGTGATGCGACTTTGGATTTGA CCAACGTCAAAGTGCACGTGCGGCTGCACTACTTCCTCATCGGTAAGAAGGGCGCCAAAACGGTTCGTTTTCTGCCGACCGAGTTCAAAGTGATGTTCGATGGCGATGCCAAGTTCGGCCTCACGAATGCACTGCGTGGCATGCCCGACCAGGTCGCCAACGAGGCCATCAACAAGATGCCACGCGAGATTCTGAACAAAACCAAACCCGCCGTCCAGAGGCACCTGTCCGAGACGTTCACCACGATCGTGAACCACCTGATGGAGGATGCCGAACGGGAGTGGAAGTAG
- the LOC120429201 gene encoding uncharacterized protein LOC120429201 isoform X4 produces MARLLVLLLCISMTTTQKPGNFNFKEKASALSEDYNSVLGRSALEFDDRRPEESVLGQITNELRLAAEANRADEIRPSRVKRQAINNRTNRRSRTTAREQSITNRIDSRYYISDDYLDYTTTPRLAKNLRDNYAEYRLLSKSKIQTANEIKTSRPRNNAGQSTLTRNTARNRNRSSLKSLAYKPQYNANTRRPSFTLSAYNGNNNKAPVRGTSRRGGSSRVYKDEEPQRVNRFGHTNTANDWRRKTVNLGSTSLQPSTPALTVTFYLPTDTTVSLITNSRTEISLIKTTTTSIEEICTTCFSLTQGPNGVPVHVLNKEITSFNNDGLFEITKFILSSTATTTVSVSQNTFRGRQTAYSATISTTLYEASPFVQTKGNTQNSAVLSNAPLANILLSQLLLGNLGVGEPNFAPRPTEFIPDPNRYQLIVTTAVEYKTHVKEVVTTLTQTKSIVLPITFQGREILTTVYDSDVTPTVITSFITETLTVPTTSTIRIQPTTDDLQNKLSLLLPLLEERERRNQLLAAAAAAEPALPVLPISSTPPPTNNLLSSASISKVYVSGQHPGEFSVSFTTILNT; encoded by the coding sequence AGGACTACAACTCGGTGCTGGGCAGATCGGCGCTGGAATTTGACGACCGTCGCCCGGAGGAGAGCGTCCTGGGCCAGATCACGAACGAGCTGCGGCTGGCGGCCGAAGCTAATCGCGCGGATGAAATCCGACCCAGCCGGGTCAAACGGCAAGCGATTAACAATCGGACGAACCGGCGGAGTCGCACCACGGCACGGGAGCAGAGCATTACGAATCGGATCGATTCGAGGTATTACATTTCAGATGACTATTTAGATTACACGACGACGCCACGGTTGGCCAAGAACCTGCGGGACAACTACGCGGAGTACAGACTGCTATCGAAGAGCAAGATCCAAACGGCAAACGAGATCAAAACGAGCCGCCCGAGAAATAACGCAGGTCAGAGCACGTTGACGAGGAACACGGCTAGGAATAGGAACAGAAGTTCGCTCAAGTCGTTGGCTTACAAGCCTCAGTACAACGCCAATACGAGGCGGCCATCGTTCACTCTGTCGGCTTACAACGGAAACAATAACAAGGCTCCGGTTCGGGGAACTTCGCGACGTGGAGGTAGCAGCAGAGTGTACAAGGACGAAGAACCACAGCGAGTGAACCGATTCGGACACACCAACACTGCCAACGATTGGCGCCGGAAGACGGTCAATTTGGGCAGCACCAGTCTGCAGCCGAGCACTCCGGCCTTGACCGTAACGTTCTACCTGCCAACGGACACGACCGTCTCGTTGATCACCAACTCGCGCACCGAAATCAGCCTGATCAAAACTACGACTACGAGCATCGAAGAGATCTGTACGACTTGCTTCTCGCTGACGCAGGGTCCGAACGGAGTCCCCGTACATGTCCTGAACAAAGAAATCACCTCGTTCAACAACGATGGCCTCTTCGAGATCACCAAGTTCATCTTGAGCTCAACAGCTACCACTACGGTATCGGTTTCCCAAAACACCTTCCGCGGACGTCAAACGGCCTATTCCGCAACCATCTCAACCACCCTCTACGAAGCTAGCCCCTTCGTCCAAACCAAAGGCAACACTCAAAACAGTGCCGTCCTCTCCAACGCCCCCCTAGCAAACATCCTCCTCTCACAACTCCTCCTCGGAAACCTCGGCGTCGGCGAACCCAACTTCGCTCCCCGCCCAACCGAGTTCATCCCCGATCCCAACCGCTACCAGCTGATCGTGACGACCGCCGTCGAGTACAAGACCCACGTCAAGGAAGTCGTCACCACCCTCACCCAAACCAAGTCCATCGTACTCCCCATCACCTTCCAAGGCCGGGAAATCCTAACCACCGTGTACGACAGCGATGTCACCCCAACCGTCATTACCTCCTTCATAACGGAAACCCTCACCGTCCCAACGACCTCCACGATCCGCATCCAACCCACCACCGACGACCTCCAGAACAAACTCAGCCTGCTCCTGCCTCTCCTCGAGGAACGCGAACGCCGTAATCAACTCCTCGCGGCAGCAGCCGCAGCAGAACCCGCCCTGCCCGTACTCCCCATCTCCTCAACCCCACCCCCAACCAACAACCTGCTCTCCAGCGCGTCAATCTCCAAGGTCTACGTGTCCGGACAACACCCGGGCGAGTTCAGCGTATCGTTCACCACGATTCTCAACACGTAG
- the LOC120429197 gene encoding perlucin-like, whose amino-acid sequence MLEKVYLKTFSLIACGAFVAAASPINATRSTCQQKSYRVYNNVGVTFMEAWRRCQWNGHRLATVSSEADSKLLEAAIGASSNKTGPWWIAGTDQGSEGNFIWISTNVPVGFDTGYENFYPDQPDNAGGAEDCMEIGRWGGVRWNDAPCGWKQRYICEQVMPNFQ is encoded by the exons ATGCTTGAAAAAGTCTATCTTAAAACTTTCTCGCTGATAGCTTGTGGCGCGTTTGTGGCAGCGGCCTCTCCGATAAACG CTACACGGAGTACCTGTCAGCAAAAATCGTACCGGGTGTACAACAACGTCGGAGTGACATTCATGGAAGCTTGGAGACGTTGCCAGTGGAACGGGCACCGGTTGGCCACCGTGAGCTCCGAAGCGGACAGTAAGTTGCTGGAAGCTGCGATCGGGGCCTCAAGTAACAAAACCGGGCCCTGGTGGATTGCCGGAACCGATCAGGGCAGCGAGGGGAATTTCATTTGGATTTCAACTAACGTTCCGGTAGGATTTGATACCGGGTATGAAAATTTCTACCCAGACCAGCCTGACAATGCCGGCGGAGCCGAGGATTGCATGGAGATTGGGCGCTGGGGTGGAGTGCGCTGGAATGATGCACCTTGTGGGTGGAAGCAGCGTTACATTTGTGAACAAGTGATGCctaattttcaataa